From Mya arenaria isolate MELC-2E11 chromosome 1, ASM2691426v1, a single genomic window includes:
- the LOC128233492 gene encoding carboxylesterase 1E-like isoform X1: MQSLRYMNGVNGNEGLSTFLEILNAPLNDMIVTKEMMDNDYIPKYLPYMYPAQEVPHDVQKVIAHEYTNWVDPEDATRMFVKYAGDVTYNVDSMHLRTLRADGEGSRTWVYSFEANIDQHLLQTADWATTANHGDELAPLFGYQIDYKKAFNMDDYQPPAWELDLSERMMTFWTNFAKHGNPSGNDSITWPEYEQDSMRHLVLDRTDSIGTRQFAREVAFWRELVPDMMAANEACTKDKGPGDMIASSANKRTSWRACVVGLNKSSLPSRIKGSCKRNRICTLLLSG; the protein is encoded by the exons ATGCAGTCTTTAAGATATATGAACGGTGTGAACGGTAACGAAGGACTTTCAACCTTTCTTGAGATCTTAAACGCTCCACTCAACGACATGATCGTAACCAAAGAAATGATGGACAATGATTATATACCAAAATATCTCCCATATATGTACCCTGCTCAGGAAGTACCCCACGATGTTCAGAAAGTAATCGCCCATGAATATACCAACTGGGTTGACCCAGAAGACGCGACACGAATGTTTGTCAAGTACGCTGGAGATGTTACGTATAACGTAGATAGTATGCACCTGCGAACACTTCGCGCTGATGGCGAGGGGTCAAGGACGTGGGTATACAGTTTTGAAGCAAACATTGATCAACATCTTTTACAGACAGCTGATTGGGCGACAACAGCCAATCATGGAGATGAACTAGCACCTCTGTTTGG TTACCAGATAGATTATAAGAAGGCATTCAACATGGACGACTATCAACCGCCTGCTTGGGAACTCGACCTCTCTGAACGCATGATGACCTTCTGGACAAACTTTGCAAAACACGG AAATCCCTCTGGGAACGACTCAATCACGTGGCCGGAGTACGAGCAAGACTCCATGCGCCATCTTGTACTGGATAGGACCGACTCTATAGGAACACGACAATTTGCCAGGGAAGTTGCATTTTGGCGGGAACTCGTTCCAGACATGATGGCGGCCAATGAAGCTTGCACCAAAGACAAGGGACCAGGGGATATGATCGCATCAAGTGCTAATA AGCGGACCTCCTGGAGAGCTTGTGTCGTCGGTCTGAACAAAAGTTCGCTACCATCACGGATCAAAGGGAGTTGCAAAAGGAATCGGATTTGTACATTGTTATTGTCAGGTTAA
- the LOC128233492 gene encoding carboxylesterase 1E-like isoform X2, translating into MQSLRYMNGVNGNEGLSTFLEILNAPLNDMIVTKEMMDNDYIPKYLPYMYPAQEVPHDVQKVIAHEYTNWVDPEDATRMFVKYAGDVTYNVDSMHLRTLRADGEGSRTWVYSFEANIDQHLLQTADWATTANHGDELAPLFGYQIDYKKAFNMDDYQPPAWELDLSERMMTFWTNFAKHGNPSGNDSITWPEYEQDSMRHLVLDRTDSIGTRQFAREVAFWRELVPDMMAANEACTKDKGPGDMIASSANSAVKYFGLYITISFATLLLM; encoded by the exons ATGCAGTCTTTAAGATATATGAACGGTGTGAACGGTAACGAAGGACTTTCAACCTTTCTTGAGATCTTAAACGCTCCACTCAACGACATGATCGTAACCAAAGAAATGATGGACAATGATTATATACCAAAATATCTCCCATATATGTACCCTGCTCAGGAAGTACCCCACGATGTTCAGAAAGTAATCGCCCATGAATATACCAACTGGGTTGACCCAGAAGACGCGACACGAATGTTTGTCAAGTACGCTGGAGATGTTACGTATAACGTAGATAGTATGCACCTGCGAACACTTCGCGCTGATGGCGAGGGGTCAAGGACGTGGGTATACAGTTTTGAAGCAAACATTGATCAACATCTTTTACAGACAGCTGATTGGGCGACAACAGCCAATCATGGAGATGAACTAGCACCTCTGTTTGG TTACCAGATAGATTATAAGAAGGCATTCAACATGGACGACTATCAACCGCCTGCTTGGGAACTCGACCTCTCTGAACGCATGATGACCTTCTGGACAAACTTTGCAAAACACGG AAATCCCTCTGGGAACGACTCAATCACGTGGCCGGAGTACGAGCAAGACTCCATGCGCCATCTTGTACTGGATAGGACCGACTCTATAGGAACACGACAATTTGCCAGGGAAGTTGCATTTTGGCGGGAACTCGTTCCAGACATGATGGCGGCCAATGAAGCTTGCACCAAAGACAAGGGACCAGGGGATATGATCGCATCAAGTGCTAATAGTGCGGTGAAATATTTCGGCTTATATATTACCATTAGTTTTGCAACCCTCCTGCTAATGTGA
- the LOC128233667 gene encoding uncharacterized protein LOC128233667 translates to MRRNLPGGVNTYYADLIYHGRHVLTAIQERDLQAVKNYADEVEMMCIGCSDASIRALFHHRMVFVYRKLFQKRPTVEIYMEILRHCDKGLRSVQNLDTDINMFFTEFFLIKMCLTRMKINVDFTLADTEDIPTTAADRSQICSHLGHIEAEYLPSMRARGAMMFHVCKARAVESTDRRLAVQYIDRAMNLANDGLIFEERRQNLESYRRKVVENQTSD, encoded by the coding sequence ATGCGGAGGAACTTGCCGGGTGGAGTTAACACCTATTATGCTGACTTAATATACCACGGCAGGCACGTGTTGACCGCGATACAGGAGAGGGACCTACAAGCAGTTAAGAATTACGCGGATGAAGTAGAAATGATGTGTATTGGCTGCAGCGATGCAAGTATCCGAGCGCTGTTTCATCATAGAATGGTGTTTGTCTACAGGAAATTGTTTCAGAAACGTCCAACGGTCGAAATATACATGGAAATCTTGAGACATTGTGACAAGGGACTGCGCTCAGTACAAAACCTCGACACCGACATAAACATGTTCTTTACCGAGTTCTTCCTGATAAAGATGTGTCTTACTCGCATGAAAATTAACGTCGACTTTACCCTTGCCGACACAGAGGATATACCGACAACAGCGGCAGATAGGAGTCAAATATGTTCTCATCTTGGTCATATTGAGGCCGAGTATTTGCCTAGTATGCGAGCCAGAGGCGCAATGATGTTTCACGTCTGCAAAGCCAGAGCAGTGGAGTCTACTGACAGACGACTTGCTGTCCAATACATAGACAGGGCAATGAACCTTGCGAATGACGGACTTATTTTTGAAGAAAGGCGTCAGAATCTCGAATCATACAGACGCAAGGTAGTCGAGAACCAAACAAGTGACTGA